A segment of the Chryseobacterium scophthalmum genome:
GATAAATGTTTATCTAAAAATAAATTAAGCTTTTCTTGCGGAGAAACATTTGTATTTTTTACTTCCTGAAGTTCTGCAAAAAACTCGTGTGCAACTCCAAAGCAAATCCACTCAAGAATTTCTTCTTTAGAACGGATGTGTGCGTACAATGACGCCGCTTTTATATTTAGTTTTGTTGCAAGATCTCTTACCGAGCTTCCCATATAGCCTTTCTCTTTGAAAAGTTCTACAGCGACTTCGAGTATTTTGATCTGTTTTTCTTTTAACTCCATAGGTAAAGTGCAAAAGTAATTATTCTGATTTTAATATCTTGATTTTCATGTAATCATTTACAATCTTTCCTATATTTTATAATATTTTCCTGTTTAGTGATTACTGACTTATATTTCCCGATTCTTTGTTGAACTATTCAAAATCGGAAATTTTGTCTTTCAAAAACAAACCCAAAAATGAATATTTCGGAAATTTTGTCCGTTATTTTTAAAAAATCAATAATTGAACAGTTTTTGAATTAATCTTCACGAATTAAATGATTGATAAGATTGAGGACATCAGAAATTAGAAAATCTGATTTGAAAAATTAACATTTATGAGACTCTTATGGTCTGAAATCTGATGTCTAAAATCTATAAATGAAAGTAAAATTGCAAGAAACCAAAAATACATAAAATATGAACTTAAATCAATATACCGTAAAATCACAAGAAGCCATCCAAGCTGCACAACAAGTGGCAATTGAATTTGGCAATCAACAAATAGAACCTCAACATTTACTGGAAGGAATTTTTCAGGTAGATGAAAATATATCGCCTTTCTTACTGAAAAAATCTGAAGCAGATGCCAATTTGGTGAGAGAGCGCAACCGTGAAAATTTAGAAAAACTTCCAAAAGTACAGGGAGGGAATATTTATCTTTCACAATCAGCAAACAAAGTTTTGCTGGATGCGCCCAACATTGCAAAAAAAATGGATGATGAGTTTGTAACCATCGAACATTTGTGGCTTTCATTACTAGAAACCAATTCTGAAGTTTCGAAAATGCTGAAAGATATGGGCGTTACAAAAAGTCTTTTAGAAGGCGCAATCAAAGAATTAAGAAAAGGAAGTAAGGCTACCTCTGCAAGCTCAGAAGAAACTTACCAATCTTTAAATAAATATGCTAAAAATTTCAACGAACTTGCTGCGGAAGGGAAACTTGACCCGGTAATTGGTCGTGATGAAGAAATCAGAAGAGTTTTACAAATTCTTTCGAGAAGAACAAAAAATAACCCAATCTTAATTGGTGAACCCGGTGTTGGTAAAACGGCTATTGCAGAAGGAATCGCACACAGAATCATCAATGGTGACGTTCCTGAAAACTTGCAGGATAAAACCTTGTATTCATTAGATATGGGAGCGTTAATCGCCGGTGCAAAATACAAAGGTGAATTTGAAGAGCGTCTGAAATCTGTCGTAAACGAAGTGACAAAATCTGACGGACAGATTATTCTTTTCATCGATGAGATTCACACTTTGGTTGGAGCCGGAGGTGGTGAAGGAGCAATGGATGCAGCCAATATTCTGAAACCTGCTTTGGCAAGAGGAGAATTAAGAGCCATTGGAGCAACGACTTTGAATGAATATCAAAAATATTTTGAAAAAGATAAAGCATTAGAAAGACGTTTCCAGAAAGTAATGGTGGAGGAACCAGATACAGAATCTGCAATTTCTATTCTTCGTGGAATTAAAGATAAATATGAAGCACATCACAAAGTAAGAATCAAAGACGAAGCGATTATTGCGGCGGTAGAAATGTCTCAACGATATATTTCGGACCGATTTTTACCGGATAAAGCGATTGATTTGATTGATGAAGCATCGGCTAAATTGAGAATGGAGATCAATTCAAAACCTGAAGAACTCGATGTTCTCGACAGAAAACTGATGCAGATGGAAATTGAATTGGCTGCCATTTCAAGAGAAGGAAGCCAAACGAAAATCGACCATTTAAAAGAAGATATTTCAAAAATTTCTGAAGAAAGAAATGAAATTAATGCAAAATGGCTGAAAGAAAAACAAAAATCTGAGGATTTAACCCAGATTAAAAAAGATATTGAATCTCTGAAACTCGAAGCTGAAAGAGCTTCAAGAGCCGGAGATTATGCAAAAGTTGCTGAAATTCAGTACGGAAAAATTAAGGAGAAGGAAGATGCTTTGCAAAAACTTGAATTGGAAATGCAAAACCATCAGAATGAATTGATTAAAGAGGAAGTAACTGCAGAAAACATTTCTGAAGTTATCGGAAAATGGACTGGAATTCCTGTTACGAAACTTCTTCAATCTGAAAGAGAAAAGCTGTTACATCTTGAAACCGAGCTTCATCACAGAGTTGTTGGTCAGGAAGAAGCGATTACAGCGGTTGCAGATGCAATTAGAAGAAACAGAGCAGGATTGAGTGACGAGAAAAAACCAATCGGAAGTTTCTTGTTTTTAGGAACAACAGGTGTCGGTAAAACTGAGTTGGCAAAAGCGTTGGCGGAGTTTTTATTCGATGACGAAAACAATATGACGAGAATTGATATGAGTGAATATCAAGAGAGACATTCAGTTTCGAGATTGGTTGGTGCGCCTCCTGGATATGTTGGCTATGATGAAGGCGGTCAGTTGACGGAAGCTGTGCGAAGAAGACCTTATTCAGTCGTGCTTTTAGATGAAATTGAAAAAGCGCATCCTGATGTTTTCAACACGTTGTTACAAGTTTTGGATGATGGTCGTTTGACGGATAATAAAGGTAGAGTCGTGAATTTCAAAAATTCGATTATCATTATGACTTCGAATCTCGGTTCGCATATCATTCAGGAAAATTTTGAAAATATTACCGAAGAAAACCAAGATGAGATTGTTGATAAAACTAAAATTGAAGTTTTCGACTTGTTAAAACAAACTCTTCGTCCGGAATTTTTAAACAGAATTGACGAGACGGTATTGTTCCAACCTTTAAGAAAAAAAGAAATCGGAAAAATCGTACAATATCAGTTGAGAGGATACAATGATCTGTTAGCAAAACGAAATATCATTATGACCTCAACACAAGATGCTTTGAATTATCTGACTAACAAAGGTTATGATCCTGTTTTTGGCGCAAGACCTTTAAAAAGAGTAATCCAACAGGAAGTTCTAAACAAATTATCGAGAGAAATTCTTGCAGGAACAGTAAATGACGGCGATAGAATCACTTTGGATTAT
Coding sequences within it:
- the clpB gene encoding ATP-dependent chaperone ClpB translates to MNLNQYTVKSQEAIQAAQQVAIEFGNQQIEPQHLLEGIFQVDENISPFLLKKSEADANLVRERNRENLEKLPKVQGGNIYLSQSANKVLLDAPNIAKKMDDEFVTIEHLWLSLLETNSEVSKMLKDMGVTKSLLEGAIKELRKGSKATSASSEETYQSLNKYAKNFNELAAEGKLDPVIGRDEEIRRVLQILSRRTKNNPILIGEPGVGKTAIAEGIAHRIINGDVPENLQDKTLYSLDMGALIAGAKYKGEFEERLKSVVNEVTKSDGQIILFIDEIHTLVGAGGGEGAMDAANILKPALARGELRAIGATTLNEYQKYFEKDKALERRFQKVMVEEPDTESAISILRGIKDKYEAHHKVRIKDEAIIAAVEMSQRYISDRFLPDKAIDLIDEASAKLRMEINSKPEELDVLDRKLMQMEIELAAISREGSQTKIDHLKEDISKISEERNEINAKWLKEKQKSEDLTQIKKDIESLKLEAERASRAGDYAKVAEIQYGKIKEKEDALQKLELEMQNHQNELIKEEVTAENISEVIGKWTGIPVTKLLQSEREKLLHLETELHHRVVGQEEAITAVADAIRRNRAGLSDEKKPIGSFLFLGTTGVGKTELAKALAEFLFDDENNMTRIDMSEYQERHSVSRLVGAPPGYVGYDEGGQLTEAVRRRPYSVVLLDEIEKAHPDVFNTLLQVLDDGRLTDNKGRVVNFKNSIIIMTSNLGSHIIQENFENITEENQDEIVDKTKIEVFDLLKQTLRPEFLNRIDETVLFQPLRKKEIGKIVQYQLRGYNDLLAKRNIIMTSTQDALNYLTNKGYDPVFGARPLKRVIQQEVLNKLSREILAGTVNDGDRITLDYFEETGLVFRPAEK